The following are encoded together in the Flavihumibacter fluvii genome:
- a CDS encoding YeeE/YedE family protein, with protein sequence MTLVEFISQPWSWWFSGLMIVSIMFSLLYFGQSFGFSANLRTICAAAGLGKKAKFFSFNWKSQIWNLVFLVGAILGGFIARQFLSTGLPVEISTNTINDLGKLGFAAPSGLQPEELFSLKALFTLKGFSVLAAGGLMVGFGARYAGGCTSGHAISGLSDLQVPSLIAVIGFFIGGLVMTFLIFPLIF encoded by the coding sequence GTGACATTGGTAGAATTCATCTCACAACCGTGGTCCTGGTGGTTTTCAGGTCTAATGATCGTAAGTATCATGTTTAGCCTGCTTTACTTTGGGCAATCCTTTGGTTTCTCAGCAAATCTAAGAACGATTTGTGCTGCAGCCGGATTGGGGAAAAAAGCAAAATTTTTCTCCTTTAACTGGAAAAGCCAGATATGGAACCTCGTGTTCCTGGTAGGCGCGATCCTCGGCGGATTTATTGCCCGGCAATTCCTATCAACAGGCCTGCCGGTAGAAATTTCCACTAACACAATCAACGACCTTGGCAAACTAGGATTTGCTGCCCCTTCAGGGTTACAGCCTGAAGAACTGTTCAGCCTGAAAGCCCTTTTTACATTAAAAGGATTTTCCGTACTGGCCGCTGGCGGACTCATGGTTGGATTTGGCGCAAGGTATGCAGGTGGCTGTACATCAGGACATGCTATCAGCGGATTATCAGATTTGCAGGTTCCCTCATTAATCGCCGTCATCGGATTTTTTATTGGCGGCCTGGTCATGACATTTTTAATCTTCCCATTAATTTTTTAA
- a CDS encoding universal stress protein encodes MEKIKILIPTDFTVQAEYAYLMVKKLEEKTPTDIHFLHVMAVPDTVFLDAAGDVQTCGEIDAGYVRKQKEIAERKLAELKSMYGAKVTTHLVLGKITDAILDFSASNHFDLIVMGTKGAWGIQEKLSGSETQMIARKSTIPVLSLMCDRSDLQIKNILLVHQFNDPVKEDLELLQKLIAGFEPTVHLLQITSGAVDTESVVIRYNMRQFAEMNNIKNYECHILHDKDVENGVIHFNQMNNMDIICIGTHGKAGIFHKSATEKLINHLFKPIISFHLK; translated from the coding sequence ATGGAAAAAATTAAGATCCTTATTCCGACTGACTTTACTGTTCAGGCAGAATACGCTTACCTGATGGTGAAAAAACTGGAAGAAAAGACACCAACTGACATCCATTTCCTGCATGTTATGGCGGTACCCGATACCGTATTCCTTGATGCTGCCGGGGATGTGCAAACATGTGGGGAGATCGATGCGGGCTATGTACGGAAACAAAAAGAGATAGCAGAACGCAAGCTGGCTGAGCTGAAATCAATGTATGGCGCGAAAGTTACTACCCATTTAGTTTTAGGTAAGATCACAGACGCTATCCTGGATTTCTCTGCATCGAATCATTTTGACCTGATCGTGATGGGCACAAAGGGAGCCTGGGGAATACAGGAAAAACTATCTGGCAGCGAAACCCAGATGATCGCCCGCAAATCAACCATTCCGGTGCTTTCACTGATGTGCGACCGTTCGGACCTGCAGATCAAAAATATTTTGCTGGTACACCAGTTCAACGATCCGGTTAAGGAAGACCTGGAATTATTGCAAAAACTCATCGCCGGTTTTGAGCCTACTGTCCATTTACTACAGATTACTTCGGGTGCTGTAGACACGGAATCTGTAGTTATCAGGTATAATATGAGACAATTTGCGGAGATGAATAATATCAAAAACTATGAATGCCATATTCTTCATGACAAAGATGTGGAGAACGGTGTAATACATTTCAACCAGATGAACAATATGGATATCATCTGTATAGGCACACATGGCAAGGCTGGTATTTTCCATAAAAGTGCCACCGAAAAGCTCATCAACCATTTATTCAAACCCATTATTTCATTTCATTTAAAATAA
- a CDS encoding DUF6132 family protein, with protein MKKLLLNNKLYLIGALLGAIAGYLYWQQIGCASGTCMITSKPVNSTIYGSVMGALLFSLFKKTEPTK; from the coding sequence ATGAAAAAACTATTATTGAATAACAAACTCTATTTGATAGGTGCATTATTGGGTGCAATAGCAGGGTACCTGTACTGGCAGCAGATTGGCTGCGCCTCCGGAACCTGTATGATCACTTCAAAACCTGTAAACAGCACTATTTACGGCAGCGTAATGGGCGCCCTACTCTTTAGTCTTTTCAAAAAAACAGAGCCGACAAAATAA